A single region of the Salvia miltiorrhiza cultivar Shanhuang (shh) chromosome 8, IMPLAD_Smil_shh, whole genome shotgun sequence genome encodes:
- the LOC130999314 gene encoding uncharacterized protein LOC130999314 has translation MKRYYNHIVTTSGAGSSSTINGPNARVEPEASPKEVNIEVDLQLEPSSKVVDLLNLPSDPGLRPNIMSYPPNMIEQVRRAYLLKGPCQPRNHDFPQKIEANRKRKFVSAWFDEFKMWLEYNIAKDAAFCLYCYLFSSGSSEKGHDAFISGGFNTWRKKDRLRDHVGEVNSDHNKCRLACQDLMNQAQHIEVTISRVSKQSQMDYRSRLDASIKCLRYLLMQGMAFRGHDESEESLNQGNFMELLKLLASCSKEISNVVLKNAPENLKLTSPDIQKDIINAIAVETTRAIIDDIGNDFFAILVDECRDVSVKEQMGIVLRYVNKKGCVIERFIGLVHVSDTIATSLEKGIDSLFSTYGLSISSLRGQGYDGASNMRGEFSGLKTLILKRNPNAYYVHCFAHQLQLTIVAVAKKHIIIGSFFNTISRLCNVVGGSCKRRDMLRESQREKIMEGIASDEIKTGRGLNQEMGMKRHGDTRWSSHYGTLINLIHLFTSVVDVLEYVGANGTDDSQKSEAMDLLDVISRFEFVFVLHLMKKILGITHDLSQVLQRKEQDIVNAMRLVNVAKTRLQAMRDKEWEMMLTDISMFCSKNEIEMIDMEDEYAPRGRGRRRVEKMTNLHHYRVELFYTVIDMQVLELNQRFDEVNTELILCMSCLDPRDSFAGFDIEKLVRLAKFYPSEFSEVALYELESQLENFIVDVRMDEKFLELSGIGDLAEKMVSTRKHDIFPLVYLLVKLSLTLPVATATVERVFSAMKIIKSVLRNRMGDNLLNDCLVPYIEKDVFVNVTNEAIMQRFQNMKNRREML, from the coding sequence ATGAAACGATATTATAATCACATAGTTACTACAAGTGGGGCGGGTTCATCTTCAACGATTAATGGTCCTAATGCACGTGTGGAACCTGAAGCATCACCAAAAGAAGTGAATATTGAAGTTGATCTTCAGCTTGAGCCATCTTCGAAAGTGGTTGATTTATTAAATCTTCCAAGTGATCCGGGACTACGGCCTAACATAATGAGCTATCCTCCAAACATGATTGAGCAGGTGCGTAGAGCTTATTTATTAAAAGGTCCATGTCAACCGCGTAATCATGATTTTCCACAGAAGATAGAGGCCAATAGAAAGCGAAAATTTGTTTCGGCTTGGTTTGATGAATTCAAGATGTGGTTGGAATATAATATTGCAAAAGATGCTGCTTTTTGCTTATATTGTTATTTGTTTTCATCGGGTAGTAGCGAAAAAGGACATGATGCTTTTATATCTGGAGGGTTTAATACTTGGCGCAAGAAAGATAGATTGAGAGATCATGTTGGAGAGGTTAATAGTGATCATAATAAATGTAGATTGGCATGTCAAGATTTGATGAATCAAGCCCAACACATTGAGGTGACAATTTCTAGAGTATCTAAACAGTCACAGATGGATTATCGCTCTAGATTAGATGCATCAATAAAGTGTCTCCGCTATCTCCTTATGCAAGGAATGGCTTTTCGAGGACATGATGAGTCAGAAGAATCTTTGAACCAAGGCAATTTTATGGAGCTTTTGAAACTTTTGGCTTCTTGTAGTAAAGAGATATCTAATGTTGTGTTGAAGAATGCTCCTGAAAACTTGAAACTTACATCACCTGACATTCAGAAAGATATCATAAATGCAATTGCAGTTGAGACTACTAGAGCTATCATTGATGATATTGGTAATGATTTTTTTGCCATATTAGTTGATGAATGTCGGGATGTGTCTGTCAAAGAGCAAATGGGTATTGTTCTACGCTATGTGAATAAAAAGGGATGTGTCATTGAACGATTTATTGGTCTAGTGCATGTTAGTGACACAATTGCTACCTCACTTGAGAAGGGAATTGATTCCTTATTTTCTACTTATGGGTTGAGCATTTCTAGTTTGAGAGGTCAAGGATATGATGGTGCAAGTAACATGAGAGGTGAATTCAGTGGATTGAAAACTTTGATTCTCAAGAGGAATCCTAATGcctattatgttcattgtttTGCTCATCAGCTTCAACTAACAATTGTTGCTGTTGCGAAAAAGCATATCATTATTGGGTCTTTCTTTAACACTATCTCGCGTTTATGCAATGTGGTTGGAGGTTCATGTAAGCGCAGGGATATGCTTCGAGAGAGCCAAAGAGAGAAGATTATGGAAGGCATTGCAAGTGATGAAATTAAGACCGGAAGGGGATTGAATCAAGAAATGGGGATGAAACGACACGGGGACACTCGTTGGAGTTCTCATTACGGTACTCTCATCAACTTGATTCACTTATTTACTTCTGTTGTTGATGTTCTGGAGTATGTTGGGGCAAATGGTACCGATGATTCACAAAAATCTGAAGCTATGGATTTGTTAGATGTTATTAGTCGATTTGAGTTTGTCTTTGTGTTACATCTGATGAAGAAAATTTTGGGAATTACACATGATCTATCTCAAGTGCTACAAAGGAAAGAACAAGATATTGTGAATGCAATGAGACTTGTTAATGTAGCAAAAACTCGCTTGCAAGCAATGAGAGATAAAGAATGGGAGATGATGTTAACTGACATTTCTATGTTTTGTAGTAAAAATGAGATAGAAATGATTGATATGGAAGATGAATATGCACCTCGAGGAAGAGGAAGGCGTAGAGTTGAGAAAATGACAAATCTCCACCATTATCGAGTTGAGCTTTTTTACACTGTGATTGACATGCAGGTTTTAGAGTTAAATCAACGTTTTGATGAAGTCAACACAGAATTGATTTTATGCATGTCATGTTTGGATCCTAGAGACTCATTTGCTGGATTTGATATTGAAAAGCTAGTTCGACTTGCAAAGTTTTATCCGTCTGAATTTTCTGAAGTTGCTTTGTATGAACTTGAAAGTCAGCTTGAGAACTTTATTGTCGATGTGCGCATGGATGAAAAGTTCTTAGAACTATCAGGGATTGGAGATCTTGCTGAGAAGATGGTTTCTacaaggaaacatgacatttttcCTTTGGTGTATTTGTTAGTTAAGTTATCATTGACTTTACCAGTTGCTACTGCTACAGTTGAAAGAGTCTTTTCAGCAATGAAGATCATCAAGAGTGTTCTTCGCAATCGTATGGGAGACAATCTTTTGAACGATTGCTTAGTACCTTACATCGAAAAGGATGTGTTTGTAAATGTTACTAATGAAGCTATTATGCAGAGGTTTCAGAACATGAAAAACAGGAGAGAAATGTTATGA
- the LOC130999361 gene encoding uncharacterized protein LOC130999361, with product MIAIARRNLSCLCINPNSFLCNSNTHFFPSIHFFSTWRVKNPNPEIYDLLLNKHQFPPELASIASSGLPKSRSPLGVDTLLSFLKEKSFTATQLQKVVTYNPRILGFTIESINFKLKVFQSLGLSPKEIAKIIYENTSILRSSYENRIIPKLLMLKCLLGSDHDLARLLKRCSWFLAADLEKTLMPNMEILKSYSIPMVHILHFLHLRPRCFVVKPDIMQKSVVRAIEFGVPWTSGVFIQAVNLFTHTSEGMWEVKVQTLRDLGFSDDDILTIFRKQPLVFSQSGKKMKNVTELLLATDLLSLIVMRLAKNTSQRYMSRQKEMKLCKQRFSPLQSEAQSFGPCLDVSLKAYCDDVASEG from the exons ATGATTGCAATTGCACGCAGGAATCTCTCCTGTTTATGCATAAACCCTAATTCATTCCTCTGCAACTCCAATACTCATTTCTTCCCGTCAATCCATTTCTTCTCCACTTGGAGGGTGAAAAACCCTAACCCTGAAATCTATGATCTATTGCTCAACAAACACCAATTTCCTCCTGAATTAGCTTCAATAGCTTCATCGGGTTTACCTAAATCTAGAAGCCCCTTAGGAGTTGATACATTATTGTCATTCCTCAAAGAGAAGAGCTTTACGGCTACTCAGCTGCAGAAAGTCGTCACATATAATCCTCGAATTCTAGGGTTTACCATTGAGagcattaatttcaaattgaaggTATTCCAGAGTTTGGGCCTTTCCCCCAAGGAGATTGCCAAGATAATATACGAAAATACGTCTATTTTACGTTCAAGTTATGAGAATAGGATCATTCCCAAATTATTGATGCTAAAGTGCTTGCTGGGATCCGATCATGATTTGGCCAGACTTTTGAAACGATGCAGCTGGTTTCTGGCAGCCGATTTGGAGAAAACCTTAATGCCAAATATGGAAATATTGAAGAGCTATAGCATACCAATGGTGCatatccttcattttctccATCTTCGCCCGAGATGTTTCGTGGTCAAGCCGGATATTATGCAGAAATCTGTAGTCAGGGCTATAGAATTTGGGGTCCCCTGGACTTCAGGCGTTTTTATCCAAGCTGTGAATCTTTTCACTCATACGAGTGAAGGGATGTGGGAAGTCAAGGTGCAAACGCTCCGCGATTTGGGATTTTCTGATGATGATATACTCACAATATTTAGGAAGCAACCATTGGTTTTCTCACAATCTgggaagaaaatgaagaatgtCACAGAGCTTCTGCTTGCTACCG ATTTGTTGAGCCTTATCGTGATGAGATTGGCGAAGAACACATCACAAAGATATATGTCAAGACAAAAAGAGATGAAACTTTGTAAGCAACGATTTTCGCCTTTGCAATCGGAAGCTCAAAGTTTTGGTCCCTGTCTTGATGTGAGTTTGAAAGCATACTGCGATGATGTGGCGTCGGAGGGCTGA